One window from the genome of Nicotiana sylvestris chromosome 9, ASM39365v2, whole genome shotgun sequence encodes:
- the LOC104210955 gene encoding receptor-like protein EIX2, whose product MKVLAITFCFFLFFILTNTKLSVCIGICRENEQQTLESLKKEVYDPANFLSSWIVGKDCCEWEGVVCHNLTRHVIELHIGNGLYVHLSRYDLRIYNFDWLPSLSNLENLEMEDVDLSNVTNWLQVINMLPSLVDLRLYKCSLHHIPPLLHHNFSSLETLDLSGNNFSSSIPKWVFNLPNLVSLNLAYSNLIGAIPREAGNVTKLRNLYLAYNKLNSTIPNWIYRCKDLDSLFLNANNIKGLVSNAISNLSSITSIDLSENMLSGKLPNVIGKLSKLSSLSLSKNLFEGEVFELFNSRSNFLPAGLRNSFSLTQLGLGNNKLTGTLPESLGQLSMLEWFDISNNRLEGVVTENHFTNLTKLEYFKASDNNLTLGVSQNWIPSFQALDIEISGWNIGPHFPMWLQTQKYIQRVDISNGGIQGEVPTWFWNLSSQVQFLDLSHNQFVGEVPIISIPSWLMLSGNKFTGPLPQISPNVNALDLSNNSFSGGLSHFLCETNDNVSYILEFLNLEGNDLSGEIPDCWINWPELIVLNLRDNNLIGGIPKSMEVLSNLKSLDFRRNRLTGPLPSSLSDCTKLLKIDLAENEFVGQLPPWLGMKFSDLIILSLSSNRFYGELPPEICYLKDLQILDLANNSFFGTIPRCIGNLIAMIAGSKWREADIDYNYNYSRVPVRESAMVTTKGNIYQYDKTLALVTSMDMSINNLSGDIPISFTSLVELRICNFSKNHLTGRIPNGIGDMKVLESLDLSENQLSGQIPQSISSLSTLSFLNLSYNSLSGKIPVGSQLQSFNSSSFQGNELCGLPLLVNCSLGGQIRHVDTEKDERDEDELDWFYIAMSIGFGLNFWGVCSCLLFKRSWRHAYYRFLDSCWESLCVKIQVWEWI is encoded by the coding sequence ATGAAGGTGTTAGCAATAACATTctgttttttcttgtttttcatttTGACAAACACCAAGCTTAGTGTTTGTATTGGCATTTGCAGAGAAAATGAGCAACAAACGTTGGAGAGTCTAAAGAAAGAAGTATATGATCCCGCAAATTTTCTCTCCTCTTGGATTGTTGGAAAAGATTGTTGTGAATGGGAAGGAGTTGTGTGCCACAATCTAACTCGTCATGTGATTGAGCTACACATAGGCAATGGTTTGTACGTGCACTTATCAAGATATGATCTAAGGATCTATAACTTTGATTGGCTGCCAAGTCTTTCTAATCTTGAGAACTTGGAGATGGAGGATGTGGATCTCAGCAATGTAACTAACTGGCTGCAGGTCATTAACATGCTTCCTTCTCTTGTTGATCTTCGTTTATATAAGTGTAGTCTTCATCATATACCGCCTCTACTTCATCATAATTTTTCTTCACTTGAAACACTCGACCTTTCTGGGAACAACTTTAGTTCATCTATTCCCAAATGGGTTTTCAATCTCCCTAATCTTGTTTCTCTTAATTTGGCTTATAGTAATTTAATTGGTGCGATACCGCGTGAGGCCGGAAATGTAACAAAACTTAGAAATCTATATCTTGCATACAACAAGCTCAACTCCACTATCCCGAATTGGATCTATCGATGCAAAGATTTGGATTCACTTTTTCTTAACGCAAACAATATTAAGGGATTAGTTTCAAATGCGatttcaaatttgagctcaaTAACTAGTATTGACCTTTCTGAAAATATGCTTTCTGGAAAATTACCGAATGTCATTGGAAAGTTATCGAAATTAAGTTCGCTTTCTCTCTCAAAAAATCTATTCGAGGGAGAAGTATTTGAATTGTTCAACAGTAGGAGTAATTTCCTTCCAGCAGGATTGAGAAATAGTTTTTCTTTGACGCAATTGGGATTAGGAAACAACAAACTGACTGGAACACTCCCAGAAAGTCTTGGCCAACTCTCAATGCTAGAATGGTTTGACATCTCTAACAATAGGTTGGAAGGTGTTGTAACAGAAAATCATTTCACTAACTTGACAAAATTAGAATATTTCAAAGCATCTGATAATAATCTGACTTTAGGAGTGAGTCAGAATTGGATTCCATCTTTCCAAGCCTTAGATATTGAAATAAGCGGCTGGAATATAGGTCCTCACTTTCCCATGTGGCTCCAAACTCAAAAATATATACAGCGTGTGGACATATCAAATGGTGGAATACAAGGTGAGGTCCCAACTTGGTTTTGGAACTTATCTTCCCAAGTTCAGTTTCTCGATCTTTCTCATAACCAATTTGTTGGTGAGGTTCCAATCATTTCAATACCTTCTTGGTTAATGTTATCGGGCAACAAATTCACTGGTCCGCTGCCGCAGATTTCACCGAATGTAAATGCGCTAGACCTCTCGAACAATTCCTTTTCAGGAGGTTTATCTCACTTCTTGTGTGAAACAAATGACAACGTATCCTACATATTGGAGTTCTTAAACCTCGAGGGAAATGATTTGTCAGGAGAAATTCCTGATTGTTGGATAAATTGGCCAGAGTTGATAGTTTTAAACTTGAGGGACAATAACTTGATTGGAGGCATACCAAAATCCATGGAggttttaagtaatttgaaatcTTTGGACTTCCGAAGAAATCGGCTTACTGGTCCACTACCTTCATCATTGTCAGACTGTACAAAGTTGCTGAAAATCGATTTAGCTGAGAACGAATTCGTTGGACAACTGCCACCATGGTTAGGAATGAAGTTTTCAGATCTGATAATCCTTAGCCTTAGCTCAAACAGATTTTATGGTGAATTGCCTCCAGAAATTTGTTACCTCAAAGATCTTCAAATCTTAGACCTTGCCAACAATAGTTTCTTTGGAACTATACCAAGGTGTATAGGCAATTTAATAGCAATGATCGCCGGAAGTAAGTGGAGGGAAGCTGATATTGATTACAATTATAATTATAGTAGAGTACCTGTGAGAGAAAGCGCAATGGTGACAACTAAAGGCAATATTTACCAGTATGATAAAACATTGGCATTGGTTACTAGCATGGATATGTCAATCAATAATCTCTCTGGAGATATTCCCATAAGTTTCACTAGTCTTGTAGAATTGAGAATCTGTAATTTCTCAAAAAACCATCTGACAGGTAGGATCCCAAATGGCATTGGCGACATGAAAGTGCTCGAATCCCTTGATCTTTCAGAAAATCAACTTTCCGGTCAAATCCCGCAAAGCATTTCGAGTTTGTCAACTTTGAGCTTCCTGAATCTGTCTTATAACAGTTTGTCAGGAAAGATACCTGTGGGCAGTCAACTTCAAAGCTTTAATTCCTCGAGTTTCCAGGGAAATGAGCTTTGTGGGCTTCCACTCTTGGTGAACTGCAGTTTAGGTGGTCAAATTCGTCATGTTGATACCGAAAAGGATGAGCGAGATGAAGATGAACTGGATTGGTTCTACATTGCAATGTCAATAGGATTTGGTCTTAACTTTTGGGGAGTATGTTCTTGTTTGCTTTTCAAGAGATCATGGAGACATGCTTATTATCGTTTTTTAGATAGTTGTTGGGAATCCTTGTGTGTAAAGATACAAGTATGGGAATGGATATGA